One Paenibacillus sp. FSL H7-0737 DNA segment encodes these proteins:
- the rhaD gene encoding rhamnulose-1-phosphate aldolase, whose protein sequence is MSTSVLESKGYIASSEAPFIQEMSEITRHMWELGWDELNGGNVSYLLDENEVAKYINVLEPLRTIKLTFPVKELAGKYFIVTGSGKYFRNVIKDPEANLGVLRVSANGESVEVLWGLRNGAVPTSELASHFMSHIERLKVDPTHRIVLHTHATNVIAMTFTHDLDELKFTKTLWEMCTECLVVFPDGVSVIPWIVPGSSEIGRETAKKMKDHRLVIWPQHGIFGTGSTMDATFGLVETVEKAATIYNLIGGREIKQKITDQQLWDLAKAFGVTPKAGILEV, encoded by the coding sequence TTATTCAGGAAATGTCAGAGATTACCCGTCATATGTGGGAGCTTGGCTGGGATGAGCTGAATGGCGGTAATGTCAGCTATCTGCTGGATGAGAATGAGGTTGCTAAATATATTAACGTTCTAGAGCCACTACGCACCATTAAACTTACCTTCCCTGTAAAAGAATTAGCCGGCAAATACTTCATCGTGACAGGTTCTGGCAAGTATTTCAGAAATGTGATCAAAGATCCGGAAGCTAATCTCGGTGTGCTTCGTGTTAGTGCCAATGGTGAAAGCGTAGAAGTGTTATGGGGATTACGGAACGGCGCTGTACCTACTAGTGAATTGGCTTCCCATTTCATGAGCCATATTGAGCGACTGAAGGTGGACCCTACGCACCGTATCGTATTGCATACACACGCTACGAATGTTATCGCGATGACCTTCACGCATGATCTGGATGAATTGAAGTTCACGAAGACGCTTTGGGAAATGTGCACAGAGTGCCTTGTTGTTTTCCCGGATGGCGTTAGTGTCATTCCATGGATTGTTCCTGGCAGCAGTGAAATCGGCCGCGAAACCGCGAAGAAAATGAAGGATCACCGCCTGGTCATCTGGCCGCAGCACGGGATTTTTGGCACTGGCTCCACTATGGATGCCACCTTTGGTCTAGTTGAGACTGTAGAAAAGGCTGCTACGATCTACAACTTGATTGGCGGAAGAGAAATTAAGCAAAAGATCACGGATCAGCAACTGTGGGATTTAGCTAAGGCGTTTGGAGTAACTCCAAAAGCTGGTATTCTTGAGGTTTAA